In one bacterium genomic region, the following are encoded:
- a CDS encoding ABC transporter permease, translated as MILRDLINRASRSLRSAKGRTILTALAIAVGTFALTLTMAASNGATAFVNKIIAENFDPSELIVTADESIFGRGDTTKPREYDPSFGMGVANSGATTQVKRLTEEDITKLKAIDGVESVREDLQINLHYITREGQKKYVATAATFNPAQKPELVAGSIPQPLDGERVLLPEGYISALGFSSAEEAIGKTVIFSVQKPLSPAEMMALTTSGATPEEIANQAQTNSQQFEYKIAAVMRKPVTAQPGTDLYLYIGADDARKLNDITTAGTTNYRKFNYVFVKVKDGTNEKSMAEVQNKIKNLGFISQSVKETQEFLTNIIGVLQGIVAAFGAIAIIASVFGIVNTMYISVLQRTREIGLMKALGMRKQDIGHLFRFEAAWIGLIGGVIGSLTAVVLGVALNPWITQKINLGEGNSLLIFRPIEIIILILILMLVSILAGWLPSRKAAKLDPIEALRTE; from the coding sequence ATGATCCTACGTGACCTAATTAATCGAGCTAGTCGCAGCTTACGTAGTGCAAAAGGGCGCACTATTTTAACGGCCTTAGCGATTGCGGTTGGAACCTTTGCCCTTACTTTAACAATGGCTGCCAGTAATGGTGCTACGGCTTTTGTAAACAAAATCATTGCTGAGAACTTTGATCCATCTGAACTTATTGTGACGGCCGATGAATCGATATTTGGGCGAGGAGATACCACAAAACCACGAGAGTATGATCCAAGTTTTGGTATGGGGGTAGCCAACAGTGGTGCAACCACCCAGGTAAAGCGCCTCACCGAGGAAGACATCACTAAGCTTAAAGCGATTGACGGGGTTGAATCGGTTCGAGAAGATTTGCAAATAAATTTACACTATATTACACGTGAAGGTCAGAAGAAGTATGTAGCTACAGCGGCCACATTTAACCCTGCTCAAAAACCAGAGCTAGTAGCTGGCTCAATACCTCAACCACTTGATGGGGAGCGAGTTTTGCTACCTGAAGGATATATTTCTGCACTGGGTTTTTCAAGCGCCGAAGAAGCAATTGGCAAGACAGTGATTTTTTCAGTTCAAAAACCGTTGTCTCCGGCTGAGATGATGGCTTTAACCACTTCCGGTGCCACCCCAGAAGAAATCGCCAACCAGGCTCAAACTAATTCACAACAATTCGAATATAAAATTGCAGCCGTTATGCGCAAGCCCGTCACTGCCCAGCCTGGTACAGATCTCTACCTCTACATTGGTGCTGATGATGCTCGCAAACTCAATGACATTACAACTGCCGGCACGACAAATTACCGAAAATTTAACTATGTTTTTGTGAAAGTCAAAGACGGCACAAATGAAAAAAGTATGGCTGAGGTGCAGAATAAAATCAAGAATTTGGGCTTTATTTCACAAAGCGTAAAAGAAACTCAGGAGTTTCTTACGAATATCATCGGAGTATTGCAGGGGATTGTAGCTGCCTTTGGGGCAATTGCGATCATTGCATCGGTCTTTGGTATTGTAAATACTATGTATATTTCGGTTTTACAGCGTACGCGTGAGATCGGCCTGATGAAAGCCCTGGGGATGCGCAAGCAAGATATTGGCCATCTTTTCCGGTTTGAAGCAGCTTGGATTGGGTTAATTGGCGGTGTTATTGGCTCATTAACTGCAGTTGTACTGGGCGTAGCTTTAAACCCTTGGATTACGCAAAAAATTAATTTGGGTGAAGGGAATAGTCTACTGATATTTCGTCCCATTGAAATAATTATACTAATTTTGATACTAATGCTAGTTTCCATATTGGCCGGC